In Candidatus Eisenbacteria bacterium, the genomic stretch GTCACCCGGCTTCCGAGATCCGCCTGGATCGAGCGCACGACGCCTGCCGCGTGCGCGTTGACCACCGCCATGTGCGACGCGTCGGCCACCAAGGTGGCGGTGGCGAACACGCCGGCCCCTTCCATTCCCTCCGAGGCCGCCACCGTCTCGATGCCGGCGTCCTTGGCGGCCTGGAGGGTGCGAAAGCGGATCCTGGTGCCGCTTGCCGGCGCCTCGTCGATGGCCACCTGCGCTTCCGGCCGTCCGCCTCGCTCCGGGTGGTGGATCGGGCAGACCGACATGGGGAACCCGTGCTCGGGGCACCAGTCCCCCTTGGCCTGGAAGACAGGAATGAGCTTGGGGTGGTGCTTGGTGCAGATCGCTTCGAGCACGCCGTGCTCGGCGCACATGTCGGAGGCGACCGTGGCCTCGGTGGTCGGGGTCGAGCGGGCTTCCGACTCGACCTCCGCCCTCTGGCCGCAGCCAGCCATCAGCGAGCCAATGAGAAGGGCCCCGATGAGAGAACGCCACCCCATCATTGGGCCTCCGGCTTCGGCGGCCGGACGATCTTGAGGTTGGGGTTGTGGATCGTGCACTGAGACATCGGAAGCCCATGATCCGGGCACCAGTCATTGGCGGCCTGGAAGGCCGGAATCAGCGACGGATCACAGCGAGTGCACTGAGTCTCGGGAACCCCATGCTCTTCGCACCAGTCCTCGTAGGAGCCGGGGACGACGTTCACCGCCGCATGACCTTCTCCCTGGGGCGGAGCGGCCTCCGGTGATGCCGCGGCCTGGGTCTGTTCGGTCTGCGCCGCATTCTTGGCTCCGCATCCGGCCGCCACCAGCAACAGGCTCAACATCGCGATCCACGCCATCATTCGTCGCATGCATCTCTCCTCGTCGTGCAAGGCACGAGAGAATCATCTCCCCGTGCGCAGGAAACATCCGACGTTCGCGCTCACCTCATTCGCGAGCACGACGCAAGTTCGAGCACCCGTCGAAGCGATCACTTCGACGAGGCGTTGTTCCGAGATCGTCGGAGACTAGGAGAGCTTTGGGACGTGAAGGATATCGGAGGGAGGCGCTGCGGGCGGATCCTGCACGCAGGCGACGGCGCGGGCCGGCTCGGGAGGGGTGACGAGGTCTTCGAATCCCGTCGTGCTGGTCACCGTCACCCGGCCTCCACAGCAAGCACACTGCAGACAGACGGCGCCACCCGGCCCAGGATCACAGCACTCCTGCTCGTCGGCGCAAACCTCGGAGCTGGCGAATTGACCGAGGGACGGCCCCAGGAGGAGAAGGAGCAGGAAGACGCTGAGGATTCGATTCACGGCGAAAGACTATACCCCATGGGCCACGGATCGGGCCACGTCGCACACTTCCGGCCCATGAAGTCATCGGCCTTTCAAGGACTCGCAAAGAGGGGCTTTTCTGCGCCCCTGGCCCGGGCGAACCCGCCCTTCAAGTTCAGGCGCTCACCACCCGATAACCAAGGCGCACACGCCGAAGGTCGGCGGGCTGTTCCGGAAATGGCCAGCATTCCGCCCCGCGCCGCGCCATGTCCTGCGTTTGTCTCGAACCGTGAGGTCCTCTCAATGAAGCGTTTCATTGGTTTCCTCGTCGCGGTGGCGCTCGTGGCCGCGTGCGTGGCCCCGCCGGCCGACGCCGCGACCTCCGGCAATGCCACGGTCACCCTGGCCGCGAGCGCGAGCACGATGGTGCAGATCGTCGACGCTGCGGTCACCATCGTTCCCCTGCCTGCCGACTACGACAACGATTTCGCCGAGATCACCGGCGCTTCGGGTCTCCGCGTGCGGGTGCGCAGCAACTCGTCGACCGGCATGGTGCTGCGGGTTCGCTGCCCTGACGCGGCGCCGCAGATCGCGCTGGCGGACCTGGCGGTCAAGACGGCGACGGCCGCGGGTACGGGCGGAACGACCCTGTCGAGCTACTCTCCGATCACGGCGGCGGACCAGAACCTGTGGAGCACAGGACAGGCCCAGAATGCGCTGTTCACCGTCACCACCGACATCCGCGTCTCGAACCTCTTCAACTACAACGACGCCGGCGGCGCGGGGACGACGAGCTACACCAACACGCTGACCTACTCGGTGGTGACGCAGTAATCGCCGTGACCCCTGCCGCGCGGAAGAAGCGTTACTGGCTGATGTGGACCGTCGCCCTCGCGGCGACGGTCCCTTCGGCTTCTTCTGCAGGCGTGCAGGCCCAGGTCGTGCCTTCCAAGTACAACCTCACCGTCCACGGTGAGGAGCGGGTCAGCCGCGACGTCGCGATCCGCAACCTCGGCGACGCTCCGGTGGTGGTCAAGGTCCGCCTCTCCGACTGGACCATGGACGAGAGCGGCAACATGACCTTCGTGGAGCCCGGCAAGACGCCGGCGACCCTCCATGGATCCGTCGAGTTCGAGCCGCGGCAGTTCTCGCTGGGCCCCGGCGAGACCGGCGTCGTCCATGTCGTCATGCACCTGCCGGAATCGGGACCAGCCACGCGTTACGGCGTGCTGCTCAGCGAGGTGCGGCCCACGACCTGGCCCAAGACGCAGTTCGGCCCGCGCGCCATCGCCGAGCTCGGGACCACGCTCTACCTCTCACGCATTCCCGCGGACCTCACGCGCGCCGAGCTGATCGGGCTCGACACGCGGGCCTCGGGAGACACCGCGCTCGCCGTCGCCTTCCAGCTGAGGAACCCGGGCGAGCGGCATCTGTATGCCACGGGCGAGGTCGCGCTGCGCGATTCCTCGGGCGCCGTCGTGGCGCGGGGAAGCGTCGGCACCGGGGTGGTGCTGCCCCGGACCTTCCGGACGTTCACATGGACGTGCTCGAATCGACTGGCGCCGGGCTTCTACGCGGTCACGGCCACCCTCGACACCGGGGAATCCGAGCTGATCGTCGGCGAGACCCGTGTGCGGTGGCCGATCGTGACTCCCGCTCCGCTGCCGGTCGCCGCGGGCGACGACCGCTAGCTCGTCGAGTCGCGGTCCTCGCGCTGAGCATCGCGCTCCTCGGCCACGCCGAGGCGCGCGCCCTGCTGCTCGGGCCCGAGCTGGATCTCGTTCCCGCCGATACGCTGATCGCCACCCTTCAGCCGACGGCCATCACGGTGCCTTCGTTCACTCAACGCCGGGTCCTCAACCCTCGCTACCGGCCGCCGACGACGGCGGGGCCCGCGATGATGCCGAACGCGCGGAGTCCGCTGCGGGCGCTCGATCACTTCCGCGGACAGGTGTTTCATCAAACCCCATCGAGGCCCAATGCGCTCACTCTTTGGGAGGTCGGCGGCGGTGAGCTCTATCGCGATGATCGTTCGTTCGACGTGAACGCCGCGGGCAGCTATCGGGTCGGCGATCCGGAGCTGCACGCGCTGCGGGTCTCGGGCCGCCATGGCCGGCTCTCGGGAAGCCTGATGGACGCCGAGGCCTTCACGATCGGGCGCCAGGTGCTGCTCAACCGCCTGCGCGGCGGCGTGGTGCGATACATCGATCGGCGCAACAACCAATGGGTGGCCCTCGGCGGAGTGCCGACGCCGATCCCGCACCTCGAAGCACCGCGACTCGCGCTCGGCGGCATCGCGATCGAGAACGTCCGCTTCGACGAGGGGATCTTCTCCGTCAACGCGTTCACGTTCTGGCGCGGCGGATCGCCACAGGCTCTCGGCGTTCCACCCAGCTCCGACACGCTTCCCGGTCGCGGCGCGGCCGGCAACTTCGACTGGGGCGTGGCGCTCGCCCGCGGATGGCTGACCGGACACCTTGGAGCCCAGCTCCACAGCCTCGAAGGGCACCGAGCGCTGGCCGCGGAGCACGGGCTGGAGTGGACGTACCGCTCGCCCACCTTCTCGGCGACGCTCAGCGACCAGCGCGGCACGCGGCGGCTGCGCACGATCAGCACCGACCGCCTGCCGCCGGCGCCACGCCGCGAGGATCGCTGGAACATCCAGAGCCGCCTCGTGGATGGCCGCGCCGAGATGCACTTCACCGGGGTCCTGCGCGACGGCGGCGATCCCGCGCTCGCCTCCCGGACCGTCCAGCTCGGGGGTTCGGGGAGCATCGGGAAATCGTCCTGGTACGGCGGCAGTGACGCGGTGTGGGACTGGCGCGCGGTGACCGGGCGCGAGGAACGCCGCCTCTCCCTGTACGGGGGCGGAATGCTCGGCGGCGGGGACGCTCTGCTCGCGCGCCTCGAGCACGCTGCCCGCGGGCACGCCAGAGGCGCGCTGAGCGCCATGGTCGACTTCTCGCTCGCCATGCGTCGCGGAGCGCGCCTCGGCATCGAGCCACGCGTCGGCTGGCAGGACGGCCGCTACGATCGCGCCGACGTGACCACTCGCCTCTCGTGGCCGTTCGGCTGGATGTCGTCGCGCGTGACGGCCTCCCTCACCGCCGGAGGCGGACGCGACGAAGGATTCCAGGGCCGGGTCCGTGAAGCCGAGCTGTCGATCTCGTTCGTGCCTCGCCTGCGCGACCGCGGTGACCTCCAAGTCAGGCGCTTCGACCAGGACCGGCGGGCGCTGCTCGAGTACAGCATGGCCTACGAGACCGAGCTCGAGCGCTACGAGACGCCCGGCCAGGGGTGGTTTGCGGGGCGTGACACCGGCCGGGTCACGGTCCAGGTGGTGCGCTCGGGGAACGGCAGCGGCGCCCCGGACATTCTCGTCTCGCTCGACGGCAAGGAGCTGCGCTTCACCGATGCCGACGGCATGGTGCGCTTCGATCGCGTGACTCCCGGTGTCCACGTGGTCGCCATCGAGGAGCGCTCGCTCCCCGCCAACCACCAGGTGGTCCAGGCGAGCCGTGTCTTCGTGACCGTCGAGCGGGGCCGGGTTACCGACGTGGTGAGGTTCGCGATCGCTCGCAGCGAGCGGCGCACGAAGTTCTGAGCGATGCCTCGATGGCTCTCGGGTTGTCCCTGGGCTGGCATCCGTGATCGATCAGCCGCTATAGTGCCCGTGCTCCCCGAGCCATCACGGCCGGTCATGGATTGACTCGCGGGCCGCATGTTCGCGGTTCCGTTGGCCGCACAAGAAAGAGGTTCACATGCGCCTCGTTGCAAGGATGCTCCTCGCGCTGGCTGCGCTCATCGCCTTCTCGACGATCGCGGCGACGTCGCACGCCCAGACCACACCGACGCCCACACCCCCGCCCACACCCGGCGCGACCCCTGGCGGAAGCCTGCGGTCGGTCGAAGGCATCACCTCCACCATCTTCCAGGAGCGGCAGAGCTCGTTCTCCGGGATCGGAGTCCGCGTACGAGTCCGGCTGCCGCAGCTCATCGAAGGCTTCTCGGTCGCGCCCATGATCGAGTACTGGCGAAACCGGAGCACGCTGAAGGATTTCGGTGTCGAGGCCACGCGCAAAGACGCCACGCTCGGCGCCCTGTTCCGCTACGACCTGAAGCGCGAAGGCTGGCAGCCCTACTTCGGCACCGGGATGGGGCTGCACTTCCTGTCCAGCGAGCTCGACGCGCCTTCGCTCGGCTTCAACGACGCGTCCGAGTCGCTGATGAAAGGCGGGGTCATCCTGCTCGGCGGGATCAAGTTCGGACTCGCCGGAAAGCTCGGCAACCTGATCGAGCTCGAGTACCACGGCCTCGGCGAGCACAGCCAGACCAAGTTCAATTGGGGCCTGAGCTACGACTTCTGAGCCTCAGGGACACAGCATCAGGTCAGCCAGCACGGGGTATACGACGTCGACCTGCTGGTAGGGCTGCAGCGGATCGATGAGGTCGTGCCCGAGCTTCAGGGAGCCGGGGAATTCGTAGTCCTTGATGCGCTCTCCCGCTCGCGCGCGCCACGCCCGCACGACCTCGCGCGCCGACTGGTTGTTGATCGCGTGATCGTTCTCGATCGTCACCATCGTGATCGACCTTGCCCTCGGCGCGGCGCGACCCGCGGACACCGTCACCGCGCAGCCCAGGCGCAAGACCTCGCCGAGCCCGCGCGTCGAGAAACGCGGATAGACGTACGTCGGCCCCAGGACCTTCTCGCGGAGCTTGTCGTCCCACCACACGAACTGGTTGGGAATCCAGAGGAAGAATCGCGTCAGCCCGGGCGTGAGCGGCGACCAGAGCTGAGGGACGCCGAACACCGGCGCGATGATCACGGCACGATCCACGTCGTTTCGCTCCTGCGCGAGCCACGCCGCGAGCACCGCGCCGAGCGAGAGTCCCGCGACCGACACGCTGTCCCCGAGCCCGTGCCCGATGTCGACGACTTCGTCCCCGAAGCGCGTCAGCTCTTGAGCCGTGAGGTTGGCGAGATCGGGCGTCAATCGGTCCGCCAGCCCGTGGTGTGGAATGCGCGCGATCAGAACGTTGGCCCCGCGCTCGTGCAGCGTGCGGCCCAGGCTCACGAACTGCCTCGGGCAATTGGTCAGTCCGTGGAGGAGCACCACGGCGCGCTCGGTGCGGTGTCCGTGCGTCATCAGCTCGAGCCGGCACAGGGGATGGAGCTCTCCTTTGTCCGCCGCGCGAAGCGCCTCGACGCGCTGGATCGCCTGCGCGTAATCCGGCGCAGGGCGAGGACGGCCCGGAAATCGCGCGAAGGGCGGGACGAACAGGAACCAGGCGATCGCCAGCAGGGCGGCGAGCGCGATGGCCAGCGCCAGCCGGCTGACACGCCGCCGAGACTTAGCGGGCGCTGGCGAGGGCACGGCCTCCGTCGATGGCATAGGTCGCTCCCGTCACCCACGGCGTCTCGTCGCTGAGCAGGAAGAGCACGAGCGCCGCCACTTCCTCCACGTTTCCGACCCGTCCCAGCGGATGCGTGGTCTTGGAGCGCTCGAGAAAGCCCTCGTAGTCCGCAATCGCGTTGGTCACGGTGTGGAGCTCGGTGACCACGACGCCCGGATTGACCGCATTCACCCGCACACCGTGGGGCGCCAGATCCAGCGCGGCGCAGCGGGTGAGCTGATCGACGCCAGCCTTGCTCACGCAATAGGCGAGGACGTTGGGGTACGGCCTCGGTCCTGCCACCGAGGAGAGGTTCACGATGCTGCCCTTGCGCTCGATGAGCGCACGGGCGGCCGCTTTGGTCATGAGGAAGATCGACCTGAGGTTGGAGTCCATGACCCGGTCCCACTCCGCCGCATCGATGTCGAGCAAGCCGCCGCTGCCGATCACGCCCGCGGCGTTCACCAGGCCATCCAGTCCGCCGAAACGCGCGGCCGCGGTCTTCACCCAGGCCTCGCACGTCGCCTGATCGCGGACGTCGCCGGTCACGATCTCGCACTCGCTGCCGGCTGCGCGGATGGCCTTTGCCGTCTCTTCCAGGCGCTCGGCGCGCCTTCCCGCGGCGACCACCCTGGCGCCTTCCTTACCGAGCGCGAGCGCGCACGCGCGTCCGATACCGCTGGAGGCGCCGGTGACGAGCACGACCTTGTTGGCGAAGCGGCGTCTTTCGGACATGGGCCAGCCTCCAGGACGGAGCGCGACGTTAGTCGCGCGCCGCGGTTGCGTCCAGTCGGCGCAGCATGGCACGCGCGCTGTCGGCCAAGGATCCCGCGGAGGAGAGCTCGATCGCCCGGCGGCACTCCGCGGCGGCTTCGTCGGATCGGCCGAGTTGGGCGACGACAGTCGCCCTCGCCAGAGCGAGGCGCGCGTCGTCTGGATAGGCGATCGCAGCAGCCCGCAAGTGCTCATCGGCCTCACGCGGGAAGTTGAAGCGCACGAGCTTGTCGGCCAGCCGCAGATGAGATTCGGCGCCGCGGCCGAGATTGTCCACGAACCCATCGACACTGCCGGCGATCAGCTCGAAGTCCCGGTATTCCGGAGTCCAGCGGGAAACGAACGCGACCGAGTCGACCGTGGGGCACACCGCGCGCAACCCGCGTCCATCGTCGAGCACCGACTTCAGGAGATTGGCGAAGAAGGGGTTGTCCCCGACGTTTGGGATGTAGAACACGATGCTTGCGTGACGGCCGCCGAGGGACTCCTCGATACGGGTCGCCACGCGACGCGCCAGCTCGACCTTGCGGACGAACGGGTCGAGGGGAATGTCCATGTAAGGCAGACGCCGGCCGAGCCGCACTTGAAGCAGCTGATCGGACCGGGCGGCGTGCGCCCCAACGATCAGCACCGCCAGAGCCCAGGCGATGGTGTTCCTCCAAGGCCATGGACGTCGCTCTGGTCGACGCGATCGCTTCGCGGGTCGGGCGGCCGTCGGGCGCGTGATTCGTTCGCGTGCGAGGAGCCACTCGGTGATGCCGCCGAGAGCCAGGGCGAGACCCGCAGCGGGCGCGTAGAGGTAGTTGAGATAACGCTGCCACTGGAGCGGCAGCACCGGGAGCAGAGCCAGGAGCCACCAGGCCCACCCCACGATCGGTGCCCGGGTTCGTCCTCGAGCCAGCCAAGCCAGGCCCGCGCCCACGACCAGAACGAGCGCCGCCCAGATCCACGGCACCGTGGTCGTCGCACCATAGTAGTCCGGGATCAGCGTGACGAGATCGGTGGACCACGACGCGTAGTGAGCGCCAGCTCTCAACAGATTGGCTCCGAACGCGGTCTCGTACGGCCGCCCGCCAAGCGCCGTCTCCCGCACACCCGAGAGCAGCACGTAGCCGATCATCGCCACGCTCGCCGCCACCAGCGGCGCGATACGACGAGCGCGCTCGCGCCACGCTTTTCCCACGGCCGGCGAGAGCAGGAGCGCGAGGGGAACAAGAGCCACGCTCTCCTTGGAGAGCAGCGCGGCGACGAAGAGCGGCAGCGCGCTCCGCCGTGCCCAGACTCCCTGGGCGCTCAGCGCAAGGGCGGAGGCCAGCGCCAGCGCGAGAGCGAGCATCTCCCCCACGCCGACCACCTGCGACACGACCGAATAGAAGAGGCGCGAGGTGCCGAACAGTCCCGCGGCGACCGTGGCGGCCAGCCTTCCTCCGTGCCGGCGCGCGAAGGCGTAGAGCAGCGCGACGCAGGCAGCGTGCAGCAGGACGTTGACCACCATGTACGGGCTTGGTTCGATGCCGAACCAGGGCGAGACGAGGTCGAAATACGCGCGTCCCGAGAGATAGCGCCACACGGTGGTGAGCTGCGGAGCGAGTCCTCTCGCCCGCTCGAGCAGGATCAGGTCATCGGGCGAGAAGTAGGCGCCTAACGCGGAGCGGTAGACCCAGAGGGAGGCGACCGCGCATCCGAGCGCGAGCAGGATGTCCGGCCAAGCGGGCCGAAAGCGATGGACACGGCCTTCGCTCAACCCAGCGCCCACGCCCCCGAGTCACCCAGCACCTTCACGGCGCTGGTCTCGAACGCATCGTAGAACACCACTTCGTCATCGGTGAGCCCGAGCTTCTCACCGCGGCCGGCCTCGCGCATATCTTATGACGAGCCCATCATCTCTTCGATCACTTGGGCTGTCTCGATCGCTCTGTTCCTCGTACCTGCCGTCATAGAACCCGCCACCATGGTGCGGCCAGCACATCCGGCGCCAGCCAATGGAGCTCTCGCCCCGTGTGCAGTAGCAGCCCTGCGCGCGCCTTCTTGCCGTACTCCGCGCGGAAGCTTCGCAGGCGCGCCGCGTCGCCGAGCCCGGGCCGGGCGCCGGCCTTGATCTCGATGGGCAGCAAACGGCCTTCGGTCTCGATCACGAAATCCACCTCCTCGCCGCTCGCCGTGCGCCAGTACGTGAGTTCCGCCCGTTCGAGCCGCGCGTCGCGCCACGCGAGCAGATCCTGGAGCACCAGGTTCTCGAGATGCGGTCCGGCGGGCTCCGCACCGCCTGCGAGATGCAGGGCGACTCCGGTATCGCCCCAGTAGAGCTTCGGCGACTTGATGAGGCGTTTGGTGCGGTTCACGGCGTAGGCCGGGAGCCGAACCAGAAGGTATGACGTCTCGAGCAAATTGAGCCAGCGGTGCATGGTGGGCTGCGGCAAGCCGACATCCCTGCCGATCTCCGCCTGATTGACAAGCTGACCGAGCCGCAGGCAGGCGGCCCGCATCAGACGCCGGAAATCCGGCAGCGCGCTGATCGACGCGAGTGCCTGCAAGTCCCGTTCGAGATACGTGCGCACATAGCCGTCGAACCAAATCTCGCGATCGGCGGAGCGTTTCATCTCGACGGCCGGAGTCGGGAAGCCCCCCCGCAACGCAAGCGCACGCCAGTCGTCGGGCTCGTCGAGACCGGCCGAAAGCAGATCGAGCCACTGCGCGTCGGGCGCGGCGATCAGCTCCTCCCATAGGCCGGCGCGCCCCTCTCCGCGCTGCTCGCGGCGCGTCATCGGCCACAAGGTGAGGTAGGTCGCGCGACCGGCGAGCGACTCGGACACGCTGCGCATCATCAGCAGGTTCGCGGAGCCCGTGAGCAGAAACCGCCCCACCGCGCGGCGCCGATCGATGGCGCGCTTTACGGCGCGCAGCAACTCCGGCGCGCGCTGCACCTCATCAAGCGTGACGGGTTCGTTGCCGCCGACGAGCGCCTCCGGGTCCCGCCGCGCGGCGTCGAGGACATCCAGGTCGTCGAGCGAAAGGTAGCGGCGTTTGCCCGGCGCGAGGCGCTGCACCAGCGTGCTCTTGCCCGCCTGTCGCGGACCGGTGACCACGATTGCCGGCATCGCGCGCAACCGCTCGGCGAGCGCCGACGTGACGAGCCGGGGCAGCGGAGCGATATTCATGGCATGTATGATAATCATTCATGGCGTGGAAGGCCACGCACACGCCCAGGCGTCTCGGCTCTCGGCTACCCGATGCGGCCGAAGCCGCGCGCCATGAAGGCGGCGACAAGCACGATCACCACCACCAGCGCCATCTCGATGTGGCTCAGCATCCGGTAGAGGGGCGCCGCGGAAACGTCGGGACTCTCGCCACGTTTGAGGGCCATGCGCCAGCGGATCAGTCCGACCATCGGCATGATCTCGAGCAGGAAGACCAGCACGAACAGCGTGAGCTTCAGGTGGAAGAGCCAGGTGCCGAGGTAGAACGACGCGCCCTTCTCGAAGGGACCGAAAGCCCGGAACGTCCCCGTCACGATCCAAAGGATGGCGGCCAGGCCCCACCAGGCATCGGCGACGAATACTTTGCGCAGGCCCTCGGCATCGAGCGGCCCTTTGAGGGCGCGGGTCCTCGCATAGATCGCGGGCAACCCGATCGCGATCGCCAGCACGTGAAGCGCAGAGAGAACGGCGGCCAGGACGGCCATCGTCAGTAAGAGAAGCCGAGCAGCCCGGGATCCGGCATCAAGTCCGGGCTCCAGGCGTCCGGCAGGATCTCCACCTCGCACTCCTGGGGCACCACGCTCTGCGTCGCCGCTTTCACGTCGGCGATCATCTGCGGCGCGTAGGGACAGAAGGGCGTCGTGAGCATCATCTTGATCTGCGTCCTGTCCGGCTCGACGAGGACCTCCCGGATCAGGCCGAGGTCGATCACCGAGAGGCCGATCTCCGGGTCCATCACGGTCTCGAGCGCCGAGCGGATCGCCATCTCCTGCTGGCTTGGAGCGGCAGCAGGTGTCGCCGGCTGCGGCGTGGCTTCGGGTGCCGCGGCCTTCGCCTCCTCGGGCGCCGGGTCCTTCTTCTCGTTCTCTTCGCTCATGACCATGCCACCTGGATATCGTCGCCCACCACTCGCACCTCGTACCGAGGCACCGGGACCATGGCGGGGAGCGACAGCACCGCACCGGTCCTCACGTCGAAGCGCGCGCCATGACGCGGACACTCGATCACGTGGCCTTCGAGAGTGCCTTCGGCCAGCGGTCCACCGTCGTGCGTGCACACGTCTTCCAGGGCATGGTAGCTCCCATCGACCTTGAAGATGGCGAGCGACTGGTCACCGAGCCTCACCACCTTGATGCCCCCTTCCGGGATCTCACCCGCCTTCGCGACGGTCACGAACCCTCCCGTGCGCGTCTCGCTCACGACCCCTCCTCCCCTTCATTCTCACCGGGCCACTGGGTGATTCCATAGACGCCGGCCTTCAGCGTCTTGAGCGCGAGCAGGCCGCACTTGAGCCGCACCGGGCCAAGCTCGATGCCGAGCATCTCGAGCACGTCATCGCGGCCGATCTTCTTCACCTCTTCGAGCGGCTTTCCTTCCACCGCCTCGCACAGCATCGACGCCGCGGCCTGGCTGATCGAGCAGCCGTGGCCCGAGAAACGGATCTGGTCGATGTGCCCGTCACGAAGTTTCAGATCCATGCGAATGCGGTCGCCGCACAGCGGATTGGCATCCTCGTACGAGACATCCGGGTGATCGAGCGTGCCCTGATTTCGCGGGTGCTTGTAGTGCTCGAGGATGTTCTCGCGGTAGAGATCGTCCATGCCGCTCATCGCGCGAACACCTTCAGCGCGCGCCGGAGCCCGCGCGCCAGCACGTCGACCTCCTCCGGCACCGAGTAGCAATGGAACGACGCCCGCGCGGAGGCCGGCACGCCGAGCTTCTCGTGGAGCGGCATGCAGCAGTGATGGCCTGCGCGCACGCACACGCCTTCGTCGTCCAGCACGGTGGCCACGTCGTGCGGATGGATGTCGGCCAGCGTGAACGCCACCACGCCTCCGCGCCGATCCGCCGAGGGGCCCAGGATCTTCACCTCAGGGATTTCGCCGAGCTTCTCCATCGTCAGCGCCGCCAGCTCGCGGTCGTGAGCGAACACGGCGTCCATCCCCAGCCCTTGCAGATAATCGACCGCCGCGCCGAGCCCGACCGCCTCGGCGATCGCCATCGTGCCGGCTTCGAACTTCCACGGCAGCTCGTTCCACTTGGAGCCGGTGAGCTTCACCTCGCGGATCATCTCGCCGCCACCGAGGAAAGGCGGCATGGACTCGAGCAGCGCCCGGCGCCCCCACAGCGCGCCGATGCCGGTTGGGCCGAGCATCTTGTGGCTGGTGAAGGCCACGAAATCCGCGCCCAGCGCCTGAACGTCCACCGGACAGTGCGGCACGCTCTGCGACGCGTC encodes the following:
- a CDS encoding alpha/beta hydrolase, producing the protein MPSPAPAKSRRRVSRLALAIALAALLAIAWFLFVPPFARFPGRPRPAPDYAQAIQRVEALRAADKGELHPLCRLELMTHGHRTERAVVLLHGLTNCPRQFVSLGRTLHERGANVLIARIPHHGLADRLTPDLANLTAQELTRFGDEVVDIGHGLGDSVSVAGLSLGAVLAAWLAQERNDVDRAVIIAPVFGVPQLWSPLTPGLTRFFLWIPNQFVWWDDKLREKVLGPTYVYPRFSTRGLGEVLRLGCAVTVSAGRAAPRARSITMVTIENDHAINNQSAREVVRAWRARAGERIKDYEFPGSLKLGHDLIDPLQPYQQVDVVYPVLADLMLCP
- a CDS encoding SDR family oxidoreductase, producing MSERRRFANKVVLVTGASSGIGRACALALGKEGARVVAAGRRAERLEETAKAIRAAGSECEIVTGDVRDQATCEAWVKTAAARFGGLDGLVNAAGVIGSGGLLDIDAAEWDRVMDSNLRSIFLMTKAAARALIERKGSIVNLSSVAGPRPYPNVLAYCVSKAGVDQLTRCAALDLAPHGVRVNAVNPGVVVTELHTVTNAIADYEGFLERSKTTHPLGRVGNVEEVAALVLFLLSDETPWVTGATYAIDGGRALASAR
- a CDS encoding ATP-binding protein: MNIAPLPRLVTSALAERLRAMPAIVVTGPRQAGKSTLVQRLAPGKRRYLSLDDLDVLDAARRDPEALVGGNEPVTLDEVQRAPELLRAVKRAIDRRRAVGRFLLTGSANLLMMRSVSESLAGRATYLTLWPMTRREQRGEGRAGLWEELIAAPDAQWLDLLSAGLDEPDDWRALALRGGFPTPAVEMKRSADREIWFDGYVRTYLERDLQALASISALPDFRRLMRAACLRLGQLVNQAEIGRDVGLPQPTMHRWLNLLETSYLLVRLPAYAVNRTKRLIKSPKLYWGDTGVALHLAGGAEPAGPHLENLVLQDLLAWRDARLERAELTYWRTASGEEVDFVIETEGRLLPIEIKAGARPGLGDAARLRSFRAEYGKKARAGLLLHTGRELHWLAPDVLAAPWWRVL
- a CDS encoding DUF2214 family protein; protein product: MAVLAAVLSALHVLAIAIGLPAIYARTRALKGPLDAEGLRKVFVADAWWGLAAILWIVTGTFRAFGPFEKGASFYLGTWLFHLKLTLFVLVFLLEIMPMVGLIRWRMALKRGESPDVSAAPLYRMLSHIEMALVVVIVLVAAFMARGFGRIG
- a CDS encoding metal-sulfur cluster assembly factor — its product is MSEENEKKDPAPEEAKAAAPEATPQPATPAAAPSQQEMAIRSALETVMDPEIGLSVIDLGLIREVLVEPDRTQIKMMLTTPFCPYAPQMIADVKAATQSVVPQECEVEILPDAWSPDLMPDPGLLGFSY
- a CDS encoding non-heme iron oxygenase ferredoxin subunit, with translation MSETRTGGFVTVAKAGEIPEGGIKVVRLGDQSLAIFKVDGSYHALEDVCTHDGGPLAEGTLEGHVIECPRHGARFDVRTGAVLSLPAMVPVPRYEVRVVGDDIQVAWS
- a CDS encoding SUF system NifU family Fe-S cluster assembly protein — protein: MDDLYRENILEHYKHPRNQGTLDHPDVSYEDANPLCGDRIRMDLKLRDGHIDQIRFSGHGCSISQAAASMLCEAVEGKPLEEVKKIGRDDVLEMLGIELGPVRLKCGLLALKTLKAGVYGITQWPGENEGEEGS